A portion of the Candidatus Sulfotelmatobacter sp. genome contains these proteins:
- the nuoF gene encoding NADH-quinone oxidoreductase subunit NuoF: MSDERGPFLFKDIDTPGLTGIDVYRKGGGYRALAEMLGRRPADECIEVVKASGLRGRGGAGFPAGLKWSFVPKASPKPRYLVCNADESEPGTFKDRELMEKNPHLLLEGVALAGYAIGAHVGYIYLRGEFDYIQVILDRAIAEARSAGLLGANVAGSGYAFDIHTHLGAGAYICGEETALLSSLEGYRGQPRLKPPFPAVEGLYACPTVVNNVETLMNVPAILINGAKWFRQWGTEKSPGTKILSVSGPVKRPGNYEIPLGIPLRQLIDDYCGGMREGFRVKAVIPGGSSVPPLPASKLDTALDYESLNAEGTFLGSGGVIVIDEQTCLVDSLWNIIRFYEHESCGKCTPCREGTYWMTEILERVEHGQGRAGDLDLLEDLADNILGKSFCALGDAAAMPVQGFLKHFRDEFQHHITHQRCRANRRRAEIEARFGERVHA; the protein is encoded by the coding sequence ATGAGCGACGAGCGCGGGCCCTTCCTGTTCAAGGACATCGACACGCCGGGGCTCACCGGCATCGACGTCTACCGGAAGGGCGGCGGCTATCGGGCGCTCGCCGAGATGCTCGGCCGGCGACCCGCCGACGAGTGCATCGAGGTGGTGAAGGCCTCGGGATTGCGCGGCCGCGGCGGGGCGGGATTCCCGGCCGGCCTCAAGTGGAGCTTCGTGCCCAAGGCCTCGCCCAAGCCCCGCTATCTGGTCTGCAACGCCGACGAGAGCGAGCCCGGCACTTTCAAAGATCGCGAGCTGATGGAGAAGAACCCTCACCTTCTACTCGAAGGGGTGGCGCTGGCCGGGTACGCGATCGGCGCCCACGTCGGCTACATCTATCTGCGCGGCGAGTTCGACTACATCCAGGTGATCCTCGATCGCGCGATCGCCGAGGCGCGCTCGGCCGGCCTGCTCGGCGCGAACGTCGCCGGCAGCGGCTACGCGTTCGACATCCACACCCATCTTGGCGCCGGCGCCTACATCTGCGGCGAGGAGACCGCGCTGCTCTCGTCGCTGGAAGGCTATCGCGGCCAGCCCCGTCTTAAGCCGCCGTTCCCGGCGGTCGAGGGGCTCTACGCCTGCCCGACGGTCGTGAACAACGTCGAGACCCTGATGAACGTGCCCGCCATCCTGATCAACGGCGCGAAGTGGTTCCGGCAGTGGGGCACCGAGAAGAGCCCCGGCACCAAGATCCTCAGCGTCTCGGGGCCGGTGAAGCGCCCCGGCAACTACGAGATCCCGCTCGGGATTCCACTGCGCCAATTGATCGACGACTACTGTGGCGGCATGCGCGAGGGCTTCCGCGTCAAGGCCGTGATCCCGGGCGGCTCGTCGGTGCCGCCGCTTCCCGCCAGCAAGCTCGACACGGCGCTCGATTACGAATCGCTCAACGCCGAAGGCACCTTTCTCGGCTCGGGCGGCGTGATCGTGATCGACGAGCAGACCTGCCTGGTGGACTCGCTCTGGAACATCATCCGTTTCTACGAGCACGAGTCGTGCGGCAAGTGCACGCCGTGCCGCGAAGGCACCTACTGGATGACCGAGATCCTCGAGCGCGTCGAGCACGGTCAGGGCCGCGCCGGCGATCTCGATCTGCTCGAGGACCTCGCCGACAACATTCTCGGCAAGTCGTTCTGCGCGCTCGGCGACGCGGCCGCGATGCCGGTGCAGGGGTTCCTCAAGCATTTCCGCGACGAGTTCCAGCACCACATCACGCACCAGCGCTGCCGCGCGAATCGGCGGCGCGCCGAGATCGAAGCGCGCTTCGGCGAGCGGGTGCACGCGTGA
- the nuoL gene encoding NADH-quinone oxidoreductase subunit L, which produces MHLPLLWIIPALPLAAVALSLLLGDRLGKRGVTVLACGSVLLAFLAALRAVLQLAGLPAEDRVLHELAYTWMRVGDFSADVGFQLDPLSGVMVLVVTGVGFLIHVYSTGYMSHDPSYRRFFLYLNLFMFAMLTLVLADNFLLMFVGWEGVGLCSYLLIGFWYERPSAAAAGKKAFIVNRVGDFGFLLGMFYLFSGGGSLNFERLFAVAPHVFAAGSFAITTATLLLFLGATGKSAQIPLFTWLPDAMEGPTPVSALIHAATMVTAGVYMVARCHVLYGLAPTSLETVAVIGAATALFAATIGIAQNDIKRVLAYSTVSQLGYMFFALGVGGFTAGIFHLMTHAFFKALLFLGAGSVIHALSDEQDLRRMGGLASRLPWTHGVMLVATLAIAGIPPFAGFFSKDEILHDAFASGHYGVWLVGLVGAALTAFYMFRLYILAFRGPSRLTHEAEHHLHESPPAMIAPLVVLAVLSVVGGWVGLPFQRGGHLFARWLAPVFEAGGGHEAFETSPATEGVLMLLSVGVAALGIAFAFRAYLQKPEVATRLRERYAGLYQLLSHKYWVDEFYDATVVRSVRGLADACWKFWDVKIVDGLVNGVGYTLEGMSAILRLFQTGFVGTYALFFALGVAAVILHMLRH; this is translated from the coding sequence TTGCACCTGCCATTGCTGTGGATCATTCCGGCGCTGCCGCTCGCGGCGGTCGCGCTGAGCCTGCTGCTCGGCGACCGGCTCGGGAAGCGGGGGGTGACGGTGCTGGCGTGCGGGAGCGTGCTGCTCGCCTTTCTCGCCGCGCTGCGCGCGGTGCTGCAGCTCGCCGGGCTTCCGGCCGAAGACCGCGTCCTCCACGAGCTGGCCTACACCTGGATGCGGGTCGGCGACTTCTCGGCCGACGTCGGCTTCCAGCTCGACCCACTCTCCGGGGTCATGGTGCTGGTCGTCACCGGAGTGGGCTTCCTGATCCACGTCTACTCCACCGGCTACATGAGCCACGATCCCTCGTACCGCCGGTTCTTCCTCTATCTCAACCTGTTCATGTTCGCCATGCTCACGCTGGTACTGGCGGACAACTTCCTGCTCATGTTCGTGGGCTGGGAAGGCGTCGGACTCTGCTCCTATCTGCTGATCGGATTCTGGTACGAACGGCCTTCGGCGGCCGCGGCGGGGAAGAAGGCGTTCATTGTCAATCGCGTCGGTGATTTCGGATTCCTGCTCGGCATGTTCTACCTGTTCTCGGGTGGCGGGAGTCTCAACTTCGAGCGGCTGTTCGCGGTGGCGCCGCACGTGTTCGCCGCCGGCTCGTTCGCGATCACCACCGCCACGCTGCTCCTGTTCCTCGGCGCCACCGGCAAGAGCGCCCAGATTCCGCTGTTCACCTGGCTCCCAGACGCGATGGAAGGTCCGACCCCGGTCTCCGCCCTGATCCATGCCGCCACCATGGTGACGGCGGGTGTCTACATGGTGGCCCGCTGCCACGTGCTCTACGGCCTGGCCCCGACCTCGCTCGAGACCGTGGCGGTGATCGGCGCCGCCACCGCGTTGTTCGCGGCCACCATCGGCATCGCTCAAAACGACATCAAGCGCGTGCTGGCGTATTCGACGGTCAGTCAGCTCGGCTACATGTTCTTCGCGCTCGGCGTCGGCGGCTTCACCGCCGGCATCTTTCATCTCATGACGCACGCGTTCTTCAAGGCGCTGCTGTTCCTGGGCGCGGGCTCGGTCATTCACGCGCTCTCCGACGAACAGGACCTGCGGCGCATGGGCGGGCTGGCGAGCCGGTTGCCGTGGACGCACGGTGTGATGCTGGTGGCGACGCTCGCGATCGCCGGCATTCCGCCGTTCGCGGGCTTCTTCAGCAAGGATGAGATCCTGCACGATGCGTTCGCGTCCGGGCACTACGGCGTGTGGCTGGTGGGTCTGGTCGGCGCGGCCCTGACCGCCTTCTACATGTTCCGTCTCTACATCCTGGCGTTCCGTGGCCCCTCGCGTCTCACCCACGAGGCCGAGCATCACCTCCACGAGTCGCCGCCCGCGATGATCGCTCCGCTGGTGGTGCTGGCGGTGCTCTCGGTGGTTGGCGGCTGGGTCGGCCTGCCGTTTCAGAGGGGCGGGCATCTCTTCGCGCGCTGGCTCGCGCCGGTGTTCGAGGCCGGCGGGGGTCACGAGGCGTTCGAGACTTCGCCTGCGACCGAGGGCGTGCTCATGCTGCTCTCCGTCGGCGTCGCCGCGCTGGGGATCGCGTTCGCCTTCCGCGCCTACCTCCAGAAGCCCGAGGTGGCGACCCGGCTGCGCGAACGCTACGCGGGGCTCTATCAGCTGCTCTCCCACAAGTACTGGGTGGACGAGTTCTACGACGCCACCGTGGTGCGTTCCGTGCGCGGCCTCGCCGATGCCTGCTGGAAGTTCTGGGACGTGAAGATCGTGGACGGCCTGGTGAACGGGGTCGGCTACACGCTCGAAGGGATGTCGGCGATCCTGCGGCTCTTCCAAACCGGATTCGTCGGCACCTACGCGTTGTTCTTCGCGCTCGGCGTCGCCGCGGTCATCCTGCACATGCTGAGGCACTGA
- a CDS encoding NADH-quinone oxidoreductase subunit M: MEFPWLSWLIFFPLASGALIVLMPETATRAIKRWAMVVSLAEFLFSLPLWWRFQPQATGWQFPETHRWLPALGAEYALGVDGISLLLVLLTTLITFVAVLGSWTAVENRVREFYALLLALETGMLGTFLARDLLLFYVFWEAMLVPMYLLIGVWGGARRRYAAIKFFLYTMAGSVLMLVAILWLYFYQRGITGVPTFSLDAFYAIAIPAPMQMALFLAFAVAFAIKVPMFPFHTWLPDAHVEAPTAGSVILAAVLLKMGTYGFIRFAIPLFPVASERFAPWIVALAIIGIVYGALVAMVQPDLKKLVAYSSVSHLGFCMLGMYAMNPQGLAGSMMQMLNHGISTGALFLLVGVVYERRHTRLISDFGGLWKPLPVFATVFLIVMLSSIGLPGLNGFVGEFLVLIGAFRTQHAWAIWAASGVILSAVYMLWMFQRVIFGPVTHSENEKLSDLTLREKLVFAPLLVLILWMGVMPQPFLDRMQPALDRTLELARQRTAMTEKLISGTMPAAPRPAGGAQGVSTLVEVQP, encoded by the coding sequence ATGGAATTCCCCTGGCTCTCCTGGCTGATCTTCTTCCCGCTCGCGAGCGGCGCGCTGATCGTGCTCATGCCCGAGACCGCCACGCGCGCGATCAAGCGCTGGGCGATGGTGGTGTCGCTCGCCGAATTCCTGTTCTCGCTGCCGCTGTGGTGGCGCTTCCAGCCTCAGGCCACCGGCTGGCAGTTCCCGGAGACCCACCGGTGGCTGCCGGCGCTGGGCGCCGAGTACGCGCTGGGCGTGGACGGCATCAGCCTGCTGCTGGTGCTGCTGACCACCTTGATCACGTTCGTCGCGGTGCTGGGTTCGTGGACCGCCGTGGAGAACCGGGTACGGGAGTTCTATGCGTTGCTGCTGGCGCTCGAGACCGGGATGCTCGGAACCTTCCTGGCCCGGGATCTCCTGCTGTTCTACGTTTTCTGGGAAGCGATGCTGGTGCCCATGTACCTGCTGATCGGCGTGTGGGGAGGGGCGCGCCGCCGCTACGCGGCCATCAAGTTCTTCCTCTACACCATGGCCGGCAGCGTGCTCATGCTGGTGGCGATCCTGTGGCTCTACTTCTACCAGCGTGGCATCACGGGCGTGCCGACCTTCTCGCTCGACGCCTTCTACGCGATCGCGATTCCGGCGCCGATGCAGATGGCTCTGTTCCTGGCGTTCGCGGTCGCGTTCGCGATCAAGGTGCCGATGTTTCCCTTTCATACCTGGCTTCCGGACGCCCACGTCGAGGCCCCGACCGCCGGCTCGGTGATCCTGGCGGCGGTGCTGCTCAAGATGGGCACCTACGGGTTCATCCGCTTCGCGATCCCGCTGTTCCCGGTGGCCTCGGAGCGCTTCGCGCCGTGGATCGTGGCGCTCGCGATCATCGGCATCGTCTATGGCGCGCTGGTGGCGATGGTGCAGCCCGATCTCAAGAAGCTGGTGGCGTATTCATCGGTGAGCCATCTCGGCTTCTGCATGCTGGGGATGTACGCGATGAATCCCCAGGGCCTGGCCGGCTCGATGATGCAGATGCTCAATCACGGCATCTCGACCGGCGCGCTGTTCCTGCTGGTGGGCGTGGTCTACGAACGGCGGCACACCCGGCTGATCTCGGATTTCGGCGGCCTGTGGAAGCCCCTGCCCGTGTTCGCGACCGTATTCCTGATCGTGATGCTCTCCTCGATCGGACTTCCCGGGCTCAACGGGTTCGTGGGTGAGTTCCTGGTGCTGATCGGGGCATTCCGCACCCAGCATGCGTGGGCGATCTGGGCGGCAAGCGGCGTGATCCTCTCGGCGGTCTACATGCTGTGGATGTTCCAGCGCGTGATCTTCGGTCCCGTCACTCACTCCGAGAACGAGAAGCTGTCGGATCTCACCCTGCGCGAGAAGCTGGTGTTCGCGCCGCTGCTGGTGCTGATCCTGTGGATGGGCGTGATGCCGCAGCCGTTTCTGGATCGCATGCAGCCCGCGCTCGACCGGACGCTGGAGCTTGCCCGCCAGCGCACGGCGATGACCGAGAAGCTGATCAGCGGGACGATGCCCGCGGCGCCCAGGCCGGCTGGAGGCGCGCAGGGCGTCTCGACCCTGGTCGAGGTCCAGCCCTGA
- a CDS encoding NADH-quinone oxidoreductase subunit J, with protein MIQALFVALSAIAVVSSLLVILHRNPVTSALFLVVSFCSLAGIYLLQHAEFLFAVQIIVYAGAIMVLFLFVIMYLNLKSDVETGVQIAVRRGIGWLVGAVLAAEGLWLMARHWAPGPTSLQPAADTDNTRAVGQLLYTRYLFPFEITSLILLAAMVGVIVMARGRGHASRGEER; from the coding sequence GTGATCCAGGCGTTGTTCGTCGCACTGAGCGCGATCGCGGTCGTGTCGAGCCTGCTCGTGATCCTGCACCGAAATCCCGTGACCAGCGCGCTGTTCCTGGTGGTGTCGTTCTGCTCGCTCGCCGGCATCTATCTGCTCCAGCACGCCGAATTCCTGTTCGCGGTGCAGATCATCGTCTACGCCGGCGCGATCATGGTGCTCTTCCTGTTCGTGATCATGTATCTGAATCTCAAGAGCGACGTCGAGACCGGGGTGCAGATCGCGGTTCGCCGCGGCATCGGCTGGCTGGTGGGCGCGGTGCTGGCCGCCGAAGGCCTGTGGCTGATGGCGCGTCACTGGGCGCCGGGCCCCACTTCGCTCCAGCCCGCGGCCGACACCGACAACACCCGCGCGGTCGGCCAGCTGCTCTATACCCGCTACCTGTTTCCGTTCGAGATCACCTCGCTGATCCTGCTCGCCGCGATGGTGGGCGTGATCGTCATGGCGCGCGGCCGCGGCCACGCCTCGCGCGGAGAGGAGCGATGA
- the nuoK gene encoding NADH-quinone oxidoreductase subunit NuoK, translating into MIPLSWPLALSAALFVIGAVGVLVRRNALVIFMSVELMLNAGNLAFVSFARQMNSLDGQIFVFFVMTVAAAEVAVGLAIIVNLFRLRETVFVDEVNLLKG; encoded by the coding sequence ATGATTCCACTCAGTTGGCCGCTCGCGCTGAGCGCCGCCCTGTTCGTGATCGGCGCCGTCGGTGTGCTGGTGCGGCGCAACGCGCTCGTGATCTTCATGTCGGTCGAGCTGATGCTCAATGCCGGCAACCTGGCCTTCGTCTCGTTCGCGCGACAGATGAACTCGCTCGACGGCCAGATCTTCGTGTTCTTCGTGATGACGGTTGCGGCCGCGGAAGTCGCGGTGGGTCTCGCCATCATCGTGAACCTCTTCCGCCTGCGCGAGACGGTGTTCGTGGACGAAGTCAACCTGCTCAAGGGATAG
- the nuoG gene encoding NADH-quinone oxidoreductase subunit NuoG — protein sequence MSATVRVTIDGRVIDVPAGTLVTDAARMAEVHVPIFCSHQKLPPLGACRICVVEVGTPKLGPDRKPVIGADGRPEVAWMPKVQTGCTTPVSDGMEVRTASPTAVKARKGVMEFLLVNHPLDCPVCDEGGECQLQDLAFAFGADFSRMDEAKRTFESEDLGPVVKKEANRCIVCMRCVRYCDEVMGDDALTAHQRGVWTEISSFNRQPLECEQCGNCVEVCPVGALTALPYRFKARPWDLRQHISVCPWCSNGCSVRLGVRGTEILRARGTEFRGINQEYLCVRGRFGYEFVNSAERLSSPLLREGQNLEPAGFAESVAWTAARLQAIAATHGPGSIAFLGGEKLNLEEQYLFQKLARAVIGTPHVDARTRLSARVPAAAVLRATGGGRPTLSFDELIGCREVLVLGEDLQGESPFAQAQLIRGQHQRGLHLTVAHPRRVKLARPKFRGVHLAYRPGSELALLNALTRAVLEAGAPADAPPEVAAALAALGKSLGATSREKLAEPTGLAWEALAAAAKRLRETSEQAILFGRGVMEHPHADALLQAIENLGWASGALSAERSRVLYLGPQNNSQGALDMGLAPDVLPGYVAPESAAARKPFEQQWGGPLELPAGLSAAGILRAAAEGQIRALWIASDHLLRSAPDRALVELALKRCELVIVNEMFLTETAAAAHVVFPVSSFAEKEGVVVNAERRLQRSARALSPKLGTRADWEVFQAVAQGLGARWSYRTAEDVFREIGRLVPGYERMSWATLLPLGPQWRFDSRPPLAAVVTMPREAAPQAAGNGALQLLSGGTLFLQGSLSHHTALLPKLAKSPRAALNPGDASRLGVEHGAEIELAGPSGRVRLAAALDDSVPAGSVFLPYAFPGIEINRLGVTGDGAVQVAVTRAGAAQRA from the coding sequence GTGAGCGCGACGGTTCGCGTCACCATCGACGGCCGCGTGATCGACGTGCCCGCCGGCACGTTGGTGACCGACGCCGCGCGGATGGCCGAGGTGCACGTCCCGATCTTCTGCTCGCACCAGAAGCTTCCGCCGCTGGGCGCCTGCCGCATCTGCGTGGTGGAAGTGGGAACGCCGAAACTCGGTCCCGATCGCAAGCCGGTGATCGGCGCCGATGGACGGCCCGAGGTCGCGTGGATGCCCAAGGTCCAGACCGGCTGCACCACCCCGGTGTCCGACGGCATGGAGGTCAGGACCGCCTCGCCGACCGCCGTCAAGGCGCGCAAGGGCGTGATGGAGTTCCTGCTCGTCAATCATCCGCTCGATTGCCCGGTGTGCGACGAGGGCGGCGAGTGCCAGTTGCAGGACCTGGCCTTCGCATTCGGCGCCGACTTCTCGCGCATGGACGAGGCCAAGCGCACCTTCGAGTCCGAAGACCTCGGCCCGGTGGTGAAGAAGGAGGCCAATCGCTGCATCGTCTGCATGCGCTGCGTGCGGTACTGCGACGAGGTGATGGGCGACGACGCCCTGACCGCGCATCAGCGGGGCGTGTGGACCGAGATCAGCTCGTTCAACCGCCAGCCGCTCGAGTGCGAACAGTGCGGAAATTGCGTCGAGGTCTGCCCGGTCGGTGCGCTGACCGCGCTGCCCTACCGGTTCAAGGCGCGTCCCTGGGATCTGCGCCAGCACATCAGCGTGTGCCCGTGGTGCTCGAACGGCTGCTCGGTGCGGCTGGGCGTGCGCGGCACCGAGATCCTGCGCGCGCGCGGAACCGAGTTCCGCGGCATCAATCAAGAGTACCTGTGCGTCCGCGGCCGCTTCGGCTACGAATTCGTGAACTCCGCCGAGCGGCTGAGCTCGCCGTTGCTTCGCGAGGGTCAGAATCTCGAACCGGCCGGGTTTGCCGAGAGCGTGGCCTGGACGGCGGCCCGGCTCCAGGCGATCGCGGCCACGCACGGGCCGGGCAGCATTGCCTTCCTGGGCGGCGAGAAGCTGAACCTGGAGGAGCAGTACCTGTTCCAGAAGCTGGCGCGCGCCGTGATCGGCACGCCGCACGTCGACGCGCGCACGCGATTGAGCGCCCGCGTACCGGCGGCCGCCGTGCTGCGCGCGACCGGCGGCGGAAGGCCCACGCTCTCGTTCGACGAGCTGATCGGCTGTCGCGAGGTGCTCGTCCTGGGCGAAGACCTGCAGGGCGAGTCGCCCTTCGCTCAGGCGCAGCTGATCCGCGGCCAGCATCAGCGCGGACTCCATCTCACCGTGGCGCATCCGCGGCGCGTGAAGCTCGCGCGCCCCAAGTTCCGCGGCGTGCACCTCGCGTACCGGCCGGGCTCCGAGCTGGCCTTGCTGAACGCGCTCACGCGCGCGGTGCTGGAGGCCGGCGCGCCGGCCGACGCGCCGCCCGAGGTGGCGGCCGCGCTGGCGGCGCTGGGCAAATCGCTGGGCGCGACGTCGCGCGAGAAGCTGGCCGAGCCGACCGGGCTCGCCTGGGAGGCTCTCGCGGCGGCGGCGAAGCGCCTGCGGGAGACGAGCGAGCAAGCGATCCTGTTCGGGCGCGGAGTGATGGAGCATCCCCATGCCGATGCGCTGCTCCAGGCGATCGAGAACCTCGGCTGGGCGAGCGGCGCGTTGTCGGCGGAGCGATCGCGAGTGCTCTACCTCGGACCGCAGAACAACAGCCAGGGGGCGCTCGACATGGGTCTCGCGCCCGACGTGCTGCCCGGATACGTGGCGCCCGAATCGGCGGCGGCGCGCAAGCCTTTCGAGCAGCAGTGGGGAGGGCCGCTCGAGCTTCCGGCCGGCCTGTCGGCCGCGGGGATCCTCCGCGCCGCGGCCGAAGGCCAGATCCGCGCGCTGTGGATCGCCAGCGATCACCTGCTGCGGAGCGCGCCCGATCGCGCGCTGGTCGAGCTGGCCTTGAAGCGCTGCGAGCTGGTGATCGTGAACGAGATGTTCCTGACCGAAACCGCGGCCGCCGCCCACGTCGTGTTCCCGGTCAGCTCGTTCGCGGAGAAGGAAGGTGTTGTGGTGAACGCCGAGCGACGGCTCCAACGTTCGGCCCGAGCGCTTTCGCCGAAGCTTGGCACGCGCGCCGACTGGGAGGTGTTCCAGGCGGTCGCGCAGGGACTGGGCGCCAGGTGGAGCTATCGCACCGCCGAGGACGTTTTCCGCGAAATCGGTCGCCTCGTCCCGGGCTACGAACGCATGAGCTGGGCGACGCTCCTGCCGCTCGGCCCGCAATGGCGCTTCGATTCGCGGCCTCCGCTGGCCGCGGTCGTGACGATGCCTCGGGAGGCGGCGCCGCAGGCCGCGGGGAATGGCGCGCTCCAGCTGCTGTCCGGCGGCACGCTCTTCCTGCAGGGCAGCCTGAGCCACCACACGGCGTTGTTGCCGAAGCTCGCGAAGTCTCCGCGCGCCGCGCTCAATCCGGGCGACGCCTCGCGTCTGGGTGTCGAACACGGCGCCGAGATCGAGCTGGCGGGACCGTCCGGCCGCGTTCGTCTGGCCGCGGCGCTCGACGATTCGGTCCCCGCCGGGAGCGTCTTCCTGCCCTACGCGTTTCCGGGCATCGAGATCAACCGACTGGGTGTCACGGGTGACGGCGCCGTTCAGGTCGCGGTGACGCGCGCCGGCGCGGCGCAGAGAGCATGA
- a CDS encoding NADH-quinone oxidoreductase subunit N: MPAALIRSDYLALGAVIGLSVGAMLLLLLEFLPARRGSSRSAWIALLTLIGSAAAVWPVRNVHRSLFGGMFLHDGFTVFFTLLFCAVAALSVLLSWDYAKRTRLQQAEYYSLMLLSTLGMIVMAASNDLITIFLGLELMSIALYVLVGFRHDQLESNEAALKYFLLGAFASGFLLYGIALLYGATGTTQLARMAEFLSDTPLASNPLLILGGLMVLVGFGFKIAAAPFHMWTPDAYEGAPTSITAFMSAGAKAAGFAALLRLALTVLPGITADWHGLLAAIAVLTMTVGNVTALLQTNLKRMLAYSSIAHAGYLLVAVVAGGTDGAAAALFYLAVYSAMNLGAFGVLTRLGRDQEERVLISDLAGLGFRQPAIGLAMTFFMLSLGGIPPTAGFMGKVYVFSAAVNTGHVPLVVIGVLNSVVSVFYYLRVTVAMYMQEPSGEPTPISWAPPAALAVVLTLGLTLWWGISAQNLLVAAAESVRGMF; the protein is encoded by the coding sequence ATGCCGGCGGCGCTCATCCGTTCCGACTACCTGGCGCTCGGCGCTGTGATCGGCCTGAGTGTGGGCGCGATGCTGCTGCTGCTGCTCGAGTTCCTGCCCGCGCGCCGCGGCAGCAGCCGAAGCGCGTGGATCGCGCTGCTCACGCTCATCGGATCGGCGGCGGCGGTGTGGCCGGTGCGCAACGTTCATCGCTCGCTGTTCGGCGGCATGTTCCTGCACGACGGCTTCACCGTCTTCTTCACGCTGCTGTTCTGCGCGGTCGCGGCGCTCAGCGTGTTGCTCTCGTGGGACTACGCGAAGCGCACGCGCCTGCAGCAGGCCGAGTACTACTCGCTGATGCTGCTCTCGACCCTGGGCATGATCGTAATGGCGGCCTCCAACGACCTGATCACGATCTTCCTCGGACTCGAGCTGATGTCGATCGCGCTCTATGTGCTGGTGGGCTTCCGGCACGACCAGCTCGAGTCGAACGAGGCCGCGCTCAAGTACTTTCTGCTCGGCGCCTTTGCGAGCGGCTTCCTGCTCTACGGCATCGCGCTCCTCTACGGTGCCACCGGGACCACCCAGCTCGCCCGTATGGCGGAATTCCTGTCCGACACGCCGCTGGCCTCCAACCCGCTGCTGATCCTCGGCGGACTCATGGTGCTGGTTGGGTTCGGGTTCAAGATCGCGGCAGCGCCCTTCCACATGTGGACGCCGGACGCCTACGAAGGGGCGCCGACTTCGATCACGGCTTTCATGTCGGCCGGGGCCAAGGCTGCCGGTTTCGCCGCGCTGCTGCGACTCGCGCTTACCGTCCTGCCGGGAATCACCGCGGACTGGCACGGACTGCTGGCGGCGATCGCCGTGCTCACCATGACGGTGGGCAACGTCACCGCGCTGCTCCAGACCAATCTCAAGCGCATGCTCGCCTACTCGAGCATCGCTCACGCCGGCTACCTGCTGGTGGCGGTGGTCGCGGGAGGGACGGACGGGGCGGCTGCCGCGCTCTTCTACCTGGCGGTCTACTCGGCGATGAACCTCGGCGCGTTCGGCGTGCTGACGCGCCTCGGACGCGACCAGGAGGAGCGCGTCCTGATCTCGGACCTGGCAGGGCTCGGTTTCCGCCAACCTGCGATTGGACTGGCGATGACCTTCTTCATGTTGTCGCTCGGCGGCATTCCGCCCACCGCCGGATTCATGGGCAAGGTCTACGTGTTCAGTGCCGCGGTCAACACCGGCCATGTCCCGCTGGTGGTCATCGGCGTGCTCAACAGCGTGGTGTCGGTGTTCTACTACCTGCGCGTCACGGTGGCGATGTACATGCAGGAGCCGAGCGGCGAACCCACCCCGATCTCCTGGGCGCCTCCCGCCGCGCTCGCCGTGGTGCTGACGCTCGGGCTCACGCTGTGGTGGGGAATCTCGGCCCAGAATCTGCTGGTCGCCGCCGCCGAGAGCGTCCGCGGCATGTTCTGA
- the nuoH gene encoding NADH-quinone oxidoreductase subunit NuoH, with the protein MSAMAALFQNPDLQYALWAFVKIFIILNGMLGIVSYLIYVERKVAGHMQARVGPNRVGPLGLLQPIADVGKLFLKEEFIPAEANKVIFHLAPIIAVVPALVTFSVIPFGPAPFFVTDVNVGLLVFLAMSSLGVYAITLGGWSSNNKYALLGGLRSSAQMVSYELAMGLSTIGVLLIANSLSLGAIVAQQSKFWHLGPLAIPSWNLFFQPVAFVVFMITALAETNRAPFDLPEAEAELVAGFHTEYSSMKFGLFFLGEFMNVISISCIAVTLFLGGWNGPGPASLGILWFMLKLFVLLFFFIWIRWTYPRLRYDQLMNLGWKVLLPIALANVLVTALLVFWGILP; encoded by the coding sequence ATGAGCGCGATGGCCGCCCTGTTCCAGAACCCCGACCTCCAGTACGCGCTCTGGGCGTTCGTCAAGATCTTCATCATCCTGAACGGCATGCTCGGCATCGTGTCCTACCTGATTTACGTCGAGCGCAAGGTGGCCGGCCACATGCAGGCGCGCGTCGGGCCCAATCGCGTCGGCCCGCTCGGGCTGCTCCAGCCGATCGCCGACGTCGGCAAGTTGTTCCTCAAGGAAGAATTCATCCCCGCCGAGGCGAACAAGGTCATCTTCCACCTCGCGCCGATCATCGCGGTGGTGCCGGCGCTGGTGACCTTCTCGGTCATTCCGTTCGGTCCGGCGCCGTTCTTCGTCACCGACGTGAACGTTGGGCTGCTGGTGTTCCTCGCCATGTCGAGCCTCGGCGTCTATGCCATCACGCTGGGCGGCTGGTCTTCGAACAACAAGTACGCCCTGCTCGGCGGGCTTCGCTCCTCCGCGCAGATGGTGTCCTACGAGCTGGCGATGGGGCTTTCGACGATCGGCGTGCTGCTGATCGCCAATTCGCTGTCGCTCGGGGCGATCGTGGCCCAGCAGTCGAAGTTCTGGCACCTCGGTCCCCTCGCGATTCCGTCGTGGAACCTGTTCTTCCAGCCGGTGGCGTTCGTGGTGTTCATGATCACCGCTCTGGCCGAGACCAATCGCGCGCCCTTCGACCTGCCCGAGGCCGAGGCCGAGCTGGTGGCCGGATTCCACACCGAGTACTCGAGCATGAAGTTCGGACTCTTCTTCCTCGGCGAGTTCATGAACGTCATCTCGATCTCGTGCATCGCGGTCACCCTGTTCCTGGGTGGCTGGAACGGGCCGGGACCGGCGTCGCTCGGCATCCTCTGGTTCATGCTCAAGCTGTTCGTGCTGCTGTTCTTCTTCATCTGGATACGCTGGACCTATCCCCGGCTCCGCTACGACCAGCTCATGAACCTCGGCTGGAAAGTGCTGTTGCCGATCGCGCTCGCCAACGTCCTGGTCACCGCGCTGCTGGTCTTCTGGGGGATCCTGCCGTGA